GAGatgattattttctttgattgctTTCTCTTATATTGGGTTCCAAACAGTATGAAAAAACTTCTAGGCTTGCAAGTGCTTCTCTAAAATCTCATTTACAGTACCATTGCATGACTTTTTTGAACTATTCTTTCCCCTTCATTTTCCAATACTGtatattctttttcattttgataagaAGAAAACAACTCCTTCACAATCTGAGCCAACTGATGTACCAATCTTGGAGACACACTTGATAGGAACCTTGAATGGCCATTTGCTGCTGTTTTGAGGTCACCTCATTGGATAACAAAACTAAAGTTTACATCAATGAAGATTAGAGAAATATATTGCAAAGTTAGGCTATGAATTGAAAGAGAGATCACTTTCCCAATTGATGGTGTCCATGATAGGCATTGTGATATAAAACCTGTAAGTTTAAACTAGCTTTTAGAAAAGTTAGTTGTTTAACATTATATTAAAGTCTTGTTTGGACATGGTTCATTTAATAGTGGACTTGTGTGTAAACTAGCAGTTTCTTTGATGACACATGACATATATACTAACCTCAAGCAGTTTCACAAACTTAGCATTTTTCAGAGACAATATATGAACGGAGATGATATAGTTTTAGTGCATTAAATATTCTCTTGTACAGATCTAAGTGCAACTTTATGTGGAGAAAGCCTCCACAATATTTGTTAGCTGGGTGTTTTGAGCATGATCATGACTGTACAAAGAATGGAAAAGTCATGAGAACCCAAAGAGGGATGCAGTTGGTACAACTACATATCTCTTCAGTATACTGCACACTAATAATTAGCCAGTACAGACACCCATAGATTTAATTCTAAATCCATCCTCATGCACCCATATGAATACATTGCTGTTAAGTTGTTTGGTTGCCGAGTTAGCTTTGAGTGGTGGTTAAAAGAGTCTATAGCTTCTCCGAAAACCCAATGGAGGATTCCCTAGCTTCGTCTACAAGTTTGAGTGGTTAACCACTTTAAGTGCGTTTGTCAATGGCAAAACAAACAATAGaacttcaaatttgtttttaatctcATTGGAGGAAAGTTGGGTCAAACGTCCTTTTTCTCCTTCTGTACTAACTGAATCTCCCAAAGTGGGTTGGGTAGTCTTTCTGATCAATTTTCCGAGAAAGTTAATCAGTTTGGAACGAATTTAATAAGGACTGAGTGATAAGATGGTAAGCGTATGATTTGCTTGGTCACCAAGAATAACGGTTGGGAAAGCTACTAGAGACAAGGATTTTCCCTTGATGGCCAAACATGGAAAGATCGATTTACATATCTATCCTCATTCAATTTTACGAAAGCTTCAAATCTACAAACCTCTTTGACTTTTGCGATTATTGGTTGGTGCTTCATGTACATGCAATATTCACATTTCCAATTACAAGTTTGTACGTAAGAGTGGATAATTTCAGAAGGAcatgtttggaaaaaaaatatatatatgctaCTGAATGAAGGGTTGATGGGAATTGGACGAAGGTCAAGTAaacttcataaataaaatttctttggCAACACTCTAAAACTAAACTTGACCAACATCTGGTCGGATCAAGATAGTCCTTGTAGTTGTttggtttttccttttcctttttttttttctttaactctGGATAGTTTCATGGCCTAATCAAGTAGAAACGCCATACCATCTCTATATAATTGGATGCCACAAGCATCCAAGAGTCTCACAAAGGAGTCACCAGCATTGAGCTCTACTGTGTACATTGTTTCTCACCCAACCAAAAAGGGAGAGTTCCAAGAGCAATGGGTGCTTCACTTCTTCAATCAACTGCAATGCTTAGATTTTTGTTCCTAGTTTTGAACACCCTGTTGGTCGTCCCGGAGCTTGCCAGCGCCGGCATCACTAGGCACTACAAGTTCAATGTATGTACTTTTCTTATTTGGGTTATAGTTGAGTGATTgatattattaaattggttttaattttgtttaagcTTCTTTCGGATATTTTGTAGATCAAGTTGCATAGCGTGACAAGGTTGTGCCACACGAAGAGCATCGTGAGTGTGAATGGGCAGTTTCCAGGACCTCGCATCATTGCTCGGGAAGGCGACCGAGTGGTGGTTACGGTGGTTAACAATGTCCAGAATAATGTTACCATCCACTGGTAAGAAAACCTACTAGATTTCCTCTCATGATCTTCTCTTCcctaagaaaatgtttttgatgGATGCATCAGGAACAAGAAAACATGTTTAGATGCTAATTGTGATGGCTGACCGTGTAAATTTACAGGCATGGCATTCGGCAGCTTCAGAGTGGATGGGCAGATGGACCTGCATATGTGACTCAGTGCCCTATTCAAACAGGCCAGTCCTACGTTTATAATTTCACCATCACTGGACAAAGAGGAACCCTGTTTTGGCATGCTCACATTTCATGGCTAAGATCCACTGTCTATGGACCCATCATCATCCTTCCAAAGAAAAATGTTCCTTACCCATTTGCAAAACCCTACAAGGAAGTTCCCATCATATTTGGTACGCACccatatatatcatatatgcgGTCTACTAGCACgtcttttaatcattttcatttcataaTCTTGGTAAATTCATTACCCAATGGGTGATATTTTGTAGGAGAATGGTTCAATGCAGATCCGGAGGCAGTTATTACAGAGGCCCTGCAGAATGGAGGTGGCCCCAATGTTTCAGATGCCTACACCATCAATGGCCTTCCCGGGCCTTTGTACAACTGCTCAGCTAAAGGTACTTTACTCCACCACCCTGATCACTGTTTCTTACTAATATAGCTTACTCAAATATATACATGTACGTATTTCACATTCTTTCTGTATGGAAATTGTCCAGATACTTTCAAGCTAAAGGTAAAACCCGGGAAGACCTACCTCCTGAGATTGATCAATGCCGCACTCAATGATGAGCTCTTCTTCAGCATTGCCAACCACACCCTTACAGTGGTTGATGTGGATGCCATTTACGTCAAACCCTTTAAAACTGATACAATTCTGATCACTCCAGGCCAAACCACCAACCTCCTCCTCAAAGCCAAACCCCACTTCCCTAATGCCACCTTCCTCATGGCTGCTCGCCCTTATGCCACCGGCCGTGGAACCTTTGACAATTCCACTGTTGCCGGTCTCCTCCACTATGAACCACCATCCAAATCCTCTCCCTCTGCCTCCTCATTTAAAAACCTTCCTGTCTTCAAACCAACACTCCCTCCTCTAAATGACACTTCTTTTGCCGCCAACTTCACCAGAAAGCTCCGAAGCTTAGCAAACAGTGAGTTCCCTGCCAATGTACCGAAAAAGGTTGACAAGAGATTTTTCTTCACAGTTGGTCTAGGGACAAACCCTTGCCCACAGAACCAGACCTGTCAAGGACCCAGTAATAGCACCAAGTTTTCAGCTTCGGTTAACAATGTCTCCTTTGTTGTACCCACCACAGCCATCCTCCAAGCACACTTTTTTCAGCAATCCAAAGGCGTCTACACCACAGATTTTCCAACCACTCCAACCTTTCCTTTCAATTATACAGGGACACCACCCAACAACACCATGGTGAGCAATGGAACAAAGGTGGTGGTGCTTCCATTTAACACCAGTGTGGAGTTAGTGCTGCAAGATACTAGTATTCTTGGAATTGAAAGCCACCCCCTGCACCTTCATGGATTCAACTTCTTTCTGGTTGGTCAAGGTTTTGGGAACTTTGATTCAAAGAAGGACCCTCCCAAATTCAATCTCGTAGACCCAGTTGAGAGGAACACCGTGGGTGTGCCTTCTGGAGGATGGGTAGCTATTCGCTTCTTTGCTGACAACCCAGGTGAGTACAGCTTTCCTCCTACACACTCTTCACAGAACAGAATTCATAGTAACATGTCAATTTAATTGTTGGTGAATGTGTGAATAGGTGTATGGTTCATGCACTGCCACTTGGAAGTTCACACAAGCTGGGGCTTGAAGATGGCTTGGATCGTAACGGACGGAAAACTGCCTAACCAGAAGTTGCCTCCTCCACCCTCTGATCTTCCCCAGTGTTGAACTCTCTTTCCTCCAAAACGCTTTTGACCTCATCTTGGCCTCAAACGATGCCTCAATTTTTCCCTTTTGTGATTTATTAATTACTCTTTCAGATTGTTTTCTCCCCATTAATGTTCTTTTctccaaataataaaatggagatgttttttggtaataaaattccgaatatgattttttttttttttctggccCAAAATATATTTAGCAGCTGAAATCTTCATCTGTATGTACAGGTAAATAGCCTATGACAAATCCATTAGGGCTTGGCCTGGATCAAGCCCATCCCAATATTTCCCGTCATGGCTATGTTCACAGCCCCAGTAGGTAAGGGAACAACTATTCAAGAAACTCCAACCACCATAGACAACTAGATTAATATTTGTTCACACCAAATATTTTAACAGTATGCCAACGATGAAATTGAGATCAAATAGAGAAAATGCCTAAAAAAAGCAACTAAATCGAAGTTGTTAACTAAGTGCAAGGTAGCAAAATCAAAGTCGGAAATTTTAGAACTTCTCAGAGCAAATGTAGTAACAGAGACCATGGATAAAAGTTTTCAACTGTAAATGTAGTTGAGAGATCCCTCTTTCATGCAACTTGTGcctatattaaaatgaaaaagggtTGATGTTCTTCATAAGTCGTTGTAAATTATTTCCACAGGAAAGGAAACTGTGAGATGATCCTATTTTCCTTTGCCCTTTCCCTTTCCCTGACCTTTCTTGGCATCTAACTTGGCTTGAACACGGGCAGCTGCAGCAGCTTTGGCTTCTTctctcctctttttttcttcttctttggttgCAGCAGCCATCTCTCTCTGCTTCTTAAGCTCTCtgattaaaaaatggttttgacaTGGATCATCATGCTGCTCTTTTTAGAATGGGTAAATCACAAAAGCATTAGAAGAAACGATTGATATAAATAATGACTTACTCAAGCCTAGCCCTCTCATCAGAAACACTACTGATGCTTGAACCCTTCCTTGGCCTGCAGGCTACCAACTCCACCTCAAAAACAAGGGTTGCACTGCATTAAATGAATACAGCAGACTTGGCTTTCAGTTTTTAGAAATAAGGGAGCCACAAGTCATATCTgtaactattaaaataaataagatagaaCAGCAAAACTATGGAGAAGTTTTAACATTTTGTCAAATAATGTAAAACATCAGGTTCAAGGTGAAactgaaacaaaacaaaattatattcaataacAACTTGAAAGAAGTGTACAATATGACTTCATTTCTACATCCTGATAAGAAAAATTTACAAGTTAATTGAAACTCAATAAATCAGTTTCACTGGCAACAACCCATTGATTCATTTTGATTAAGATCTTATATTTTCGCTTCAAGAGAagagaaaattattattgtGAAAATTGAGTTGATGAGGAAACTAAGAATTCCCATCTCAAACTTAGGATTTGACATCGCCAGTAAGCATGGTTCAGAACCATGGAATCCTTATCTATGTGATGTACGTCCAACATTTGATATTCCTTTTTCTTGGGAAGTTCTATATGTATGGTAAGTTCTATGTCTTATCATCCAGCCAATTTGAACTACTTCAACATTTGGaaacacaatatttttttttttgataaatgagcGCAAATATATTAAGGGACggaaagccacaaagcatataGGAAGTATACATAGCAGCCTAAGCAAAAACACACTCACCACCCCTTAAGGAACGACAAAccattccaaaaaacctaaaagcgaagaggactcctctcccatgtacaccctagcccaactccacaagttacaaacaaaagaatttttcaacttCTGTATAGCTAGAGAGCCCCCCCGaaggctaatctatttctttcctttcaaattgtccaaaaaatacataacggaatggaattccaaatctttttcctctttttccccacaaaacgGCCCCTCTAACTAAGTAACATCTCTTTGActgtctctgggaacacccaattAGCCCCAAACAAAGCAAGGACAATCTCCCAGAGAACCCTGActactatacagtgtaaaagaatatgatttacattttcctcttcacaaccacacaaaaagcaACGATTTAGAAGATGCCAACCCTGTCTTTGAAGCCTATCCAAAGTTAGGACATTCTCccaagtagcctcccaagctaaaaaagcaactttggttGGGACATTGTCCACTCAAATACTCTTTTTCGGGAAGGTGATGGCACTAGGGACTATCAGCAGCTTGTAAGCATCTCTAATCCGAAAACTGTGACCCCCTCATTTCCTTATCACTGAGTCCTCTTTAGGAGAAATCCTCAAGTCCCTTAGCATATGAAACAACTCTCCTATAGCGTCCAGCTCCCAATCGTTAGAGTTTCTAGAGAATCTTATATTCCAACCTCCTTGGCCAAGGCTAGAATCCCACATCTCATTTACCGAGGCATTCCTTTGGGCTGCCAAGGCAAACAACTAGGGAAAAGTTTGGGACAGCGCCTCATTACCTCACCACTAATCAGTCCAGAAATTAACCTTGGTCCCCTTTCCCACCTTGAACTCTatattatcccaacaccaattcGACTCCTTCaagatttccttccaaacccccactccaaacGTTCCGCGAGCCTCATTAGTTCTCCAACCAAAACCCTCATAGCCATATTTCACCCCgatcaccttcttccaaaggagttctttttcaaaggcaaatctccaaatccatttgcccAACAAGGCCTTATTCAGGAGATCAATCTTCCGAATGCCTAGACCCCCTTTCTCCTTTTGggtgcacaccacctcccaattgattaaGTGGATTTTTCTTTCCAGGCTTCCCCcttcccaaagaaaatccctttgtaaTTTTTCGAGCCTTTTTGCAACTAGCTTGGGCATTCGAAAGAGAGACAATTGGTAAATAGGTATACTAGCCAAAGTGCTCTTAATGAGGGTAATTCTCCCACCCTTTGacaaatattgtcttttccaaagggctagtcttcttctcattctttcttccaccccatcccacatagccGTGGCCTTGTGATTGGCtcaaggggcagccccaaataaacAGTAGGAAGGGCCCCCACTCTACACCCTAACTCCACAGCCAATTCGTCGATGTCTTCAACCTCCCCAACCGGAATTACTTCACTTTTAGCTAGGTTTATTTTAAGACTAGAGGCTGCCTTAAACCACGCCAAAATCCAGCTTAGAGAGGTAAGGTGATCTTGCCTTGCTTCACAGAAAATAATAGTGTCATCAGCAAATAGTAAATGGGACACATTCATCTCCATTCCCCCTCCCCCTCTCAAAGACTACAGCCGGAAATTAATCCCCCATCAACAGCCCTTCTTAAAAGCACACTTAGCACTTCCATACCCAACACAAAAAGGTAGGGAGAGAGTGGATCTCCTTGGCGCAACCCCCTGGAATTGGAGAAATAACCTGCTGGCACCCCATtaaccaaaatagaaaaatttgcAGTTGAAATACACCTCCATCCAACGAGCTCCAAAACCCATCTTGTGCAAGACCTTCATGAGGAACTTCCAATTAATGCTATCATTGGATTTTCCAATATCCAGTTTACAAATCAACCCTTTCTCTTTACATTTATGCCAAAagtcaatcacctcattggctatgagcgaggcatccaaaatctgtcttcccttcacaaaagcattttggtccGCAGAGACTACCATGTCTAAAACCTTCTTCAGCCTATTGGCCAGCACTTTGGCCAAGAGCTTATACAATCCCCCTAGCAGACTAATGGGCCTGAAGTCCCCAAGGTCATCAGCCCCCCCTTTCTTGGGAATGAGGACTAGGAAGGTAGAATTGAGACTCTTAGCAAAGGActtctcataaaaaaaactcCTTGAACAGATCCAtaatctcctccttcacaaagtcCCAACAAGATTGCCAAAAGGCCACTGTGAACCCATCCGGGCCTGGAGCCTTATCTCCATTCATTCCCATCAGAGCAGCATGGATCTCTTCCTCAGTGAAGGGCTGCTCCAAGCCTTCAGCTTCAATATGGTTTAACCTTTGAAGATTCAGCCCCTCAATATCAGCTTTCCAAGCTGACTCCTCTGACAACAGCTGCTGAAAAGCATTCACAACCCCCTCTCTCACCTCCTGCTCCTCCTCCAGCCATCTCCCATTGATCTTAATATTTTCCATGGAGTTATTTCTTCTATGGGCATTAGCCATTCGGTGAAAGAACCCTGTGTTCTTATCCCTTTCCTTAAGCCACAACTCCCTTGACACCTGTCTCTAGTGCGTTTCTTCCAAAAGCACCCACTTTTTAAAGACTTCCTTAGCTTCTCTTTTCAACTCCGTCTCTCCTTTAGCTCCTTTCActctccaccccatcccaaaatTCTACTTGTTGAAGTGCTAAGTTTTTATTAACTTCCAACCTTCCAAACACGCCCCTGTTCCAGCCTTTGATTTTTTCCTTCAAGACCTTCATCTTTGTAGCCAATCTAAAGCTGGCCCTCCCTCTCCCCCCCGCCTCCTGCCACCAACCCCGAAGAAGCTCCTTAAACCCATCAactttgagccacatattttcaaacctaaacggGGAAGGGCCCCGTCTGATCTCGCCACCTTTCAGCAAGATGGGAAAGTGATCAGAGGTGGGTCTGGGTAACTTACTCTGGACAACCCCACTAAAACAGTCAAGCCATTCTTGGGTCACTAGAAAGCGGTCCAGTCTCGCCGAAGATTGATTGTTCCTGCCCCCACTCCAAGAAGACACCCCCCCTTCATAGGAAGATCCAGGAGCTCTAACTCGTCAACCACCTGAGCAAATCTTCTCATGGCGCCAATCAGCCTTCCCTAATTACTCCTTTCCCTTTGGGATAGGGTAACATTGAAATCGCCCCCTAAGCACCATGGGTCATCCCAGATGCCCCTTATAGCCCCTAGCTCTTCCCAAAGAATCTCCTTATCTTCTTTAGAGAACGGCCCATACACTCCTGTGAAGATCCAAGCATTCCCATCTTCTACATTCCTAAGCCTGCAAAAGATTGAGAACTGCCCCATCTCCATCTCAAGAACCTCTAGGGTTCTTTTATCCCAACATATCAGAATCCCTCCCGCAACTCCCTGAGCACCCATGGCACCCCAATCAAGAAACCTCCCAGAACCCAAACTCCTCACCAAACCCTCTGTCATTGACTGAATTTTCGTTTCCTAGACACAAAACAAGTCAACCTTCTGGCTTCTGATCATGGCCTTAATCACTTTCCTTTTAAAGCTGTCATTGGCTCCATGCAAATTCCAACTCAATAACCTTATCTTCATTGGACTTCCATAATCTGGCACCCTCTTCCTTACATAGcacacttcttcttcttcccctccTCATAATTGATGGAACATTCAAGCCTTTTCAACTCCCTTTCGAATCTCGATTTCTCCAGCAGAACTTTGCTATGAACTCTTTCCCTCCTCTTTCTAATTTTGACCAGGAACTCCAAGATATCTTTCTCTAATCCCTCTATCGAGAATCCTAAAAACCTACTGAACCTAGCCAAATCACTTTCCTCCCAGCTTACTTCCTCCCATCCTCTTTCTTCTTGTGGCATAGACCGGGCAAGGCACAAAGCCTCTCTGCTCTCTTCAATGCTGTCAGTGTTGACCTCTATCATTTCCAAACACTTCCCTTCTTCCTGCTCTGTAGACCCAGAACTATTGCACAATCTATGAGTAACCCCCTGGGTTATGTCTAAGGTAGCCCCAGAAAGGTCGTAATACTCCCCCAAAGGAGTCCGACCATAAATAGAAGAGGGGGAAGAAGGAGGAGCAGAAACCACCATTCCAAAAGAGAAAGGGGCATTTTTATACCTTGCAACTTCCTCCAACAAAGCACAGTCGGTCTTAGAAATCCCCTCCGACTGAGTCTCCTCCTCAGAAAGCCTCCGCAGACCATCCTTCACCCAGAAAGGGGAAATACCAGTGTCTGGGCCCATCATTGGGCTTTGGCCACTTACCAAAGTAGGACGGGCCTCCTCCACCGGGGCCCTAACC
This DNA window, taken from Vitis riparia cultivar Riparia Gloire de Montpellier isolate 1030 chromosome 13, EGFV_Vit.rip_1.0, whole genome shotgun sequence, encodes the following:
- the LOC117928622 gene encoding laccase-17-like is translated as MGASLLQSTAMLRFLFLVLNTLLVVPELASAGITRHYKFNIKLHSVTRLCHTKSIVSVNGQFPGPRIIAREGDRVVVTVVNNVQNNVTIHWHGIRQLQSGWADGPAYVTQCPIQTGQSYVYNFTITGQRGTLFWHAHISWLRSTVYGPIIILPKKNVPYPFAKPYKEVPIIFGEWFNADPEAVITEALQNGGGPNVSDAYTINGLPGPLYNCSAKDTFKLKVKPGKTYLLRLINAALNDELFFSIANHTLTVVDVDAIYVKPFKTDTILITPGQTTNLLLKAKPHFPNATFLMAARPYATGRGTFDNSTVAGLLHYEPPSKSSPSASSFKNLPVFKPTLPPLNDTSFAANFTRKLRSLANSEFPANVPKKVDKRFFFTVGLGTNPCPQNQTCQGPSNSTKFSASVNNVSFVVPTTAILQAHFFQQSKGVYTTDFPTTPTFPFNYTGTPPNNTMVSNGTKVVVLPFNTSVELVLQDTSILGIESHPLHLHGFNFFLVGQGFGNFDSKKDPPKFNLVDPVERNTVGVPSGGWVAIRFFADNPGVWFMHCHLEVHTSWGLKMAWIVTDGKLPNQKLPPPPSDLPQC